The Anabaena sp. PCC 7108 region TCGGGGAAACGTTTGGCTAAATCAATACCTTTGTTGACGAATGAGGCTCCTTCTTCTTCCAGTTTTTCTAGGGAATCAAAGCCATAACGATGGGCATCGCGTAAGGTTTTTACAGTTAATAATAAACGTCCTGAAAAGACTAATGCCCAACCAAATCCTTCATGACCTAAGTCAACTACAACATGAGAAATTAATCCGGTTTCTTTCTCGATGCTGGAGGCTACAGCCCTGAAGAAGGCGTTAATTCGTGATATTGTTGCTAGGTCTACTTCACCTTCAATGGAAATTTCTCGTTTCTTTTGTTTGGTGACAACAAAAGGTTTAAGGATTAGTTCATCAGCCCAATTCCGGTAAGTCCCATAAGTATCTTGCGCCCGGATTTGTTGCACTAATGCTTTCAGAAATGGTGAGGTTATTGGTGTGCTTGTAGCGGTTGGTTTGACACTGTTATTTTCACTCATACTGCTGCTTCGTTTTCTACTTCTTCTGCAAAATTGGACTTGGTTTTATTCAAGGCTTTACGCAACCAAGGTGGGGGGTTGCCTTTGAGAGTTGTGACTAATTTGTTCAGAATTTCTTCGATTTTTTCTTCTTCTGATTTAGCCTTGACTGGTGTTACACCTTTTTTGATTAAACGAGCGGCGGCGCTGCCACCAATGGCGACTACATAAACGATTGTACAATCATTTAATGCCTCAAGTTTAGGTGTGATTTTATCTTCATTTCCATCTTCTTTGAGGTCGCCTTCAAATTTCAGGGTTTCTAGGAATTCATATCCATCATCTGAAATTTCATAAACATCTATTTCTTTAGCCCAACCAAAGTGAGCATTAACATGAATTCTGTCTGTTGTGGTGAAGGCAATTTTCACGTTCATTTGTCCTTTTTCGGTTGTCGGTTTTCTGTTGTAGAGGTTTAACAATCTTCGTTGGTGTCAACTTAAGCTAAAAATCGCTTATTTGTTGGCTTCCACACCCACCTTGAAATGATAGCGTAGCGTGGCGTAAGCCATATTTCAAGGCTAATAGCCAAAGTTTACTGAAGTAAACTAAAAAATTTTGAGATTATTTAGTCATCTTTAGATGACTTCAGCTATGAGACTGGGAATTCATTCCCAGGCGGATTATGGCTTTCACTGTCACCTATTCCCTATTAATTACTGATGACCAATGATTGATCATTAATGACTCTTCGTGTTCTAAAAAGAGGTTTCCCATTCCAAATAAAACTTCCATTGTGCCGCGATAGCCTACTTTGGTGAATAAGCCATTTCCTAATCGGTCATAGATGGGAATTCCGAGACGATAGAAGGGAATTTTCAGACGTTTTGCGATCGCATTTACGTTAGAATTACCAATCAGCAAATCAGAACCTACAGCTAACCCTTCTAAATCTTCCAAGTCGCCGATAGTAACGCTTTTGACTGGAAGATGTTCTAATAAATGCGATCGCGTGGTTGTCACAGCAGCGTGAATAGATGCTCCCATTGACTGTAAAAAATGCACCATAGACCAAAGTAAATCCGGTTCCAGCGCCAAAGATACCCGTTTTGCACCGAAGTAAAAGTGAGTATCCAACATTGCATCTTGCAACTGACGACGTTGACGGCGATATTTTTCCGGTACGGGATTACCACTCAAAACCGCTAACGCTTGCAGGAACTCATCCACAGGTTCTAAACCCGTCAAATCTTTAAATACTTCGTAATCTGTGCCAAAACGCTCTTGCAGAATTTTTGCAGCACCACGCATACTTTCACCCAAAGCCAAAGTGAAAGCCGAACTACCCAAAGAACGCAATTGTTTAAGAGTTGTCCCGCTAACCGTTACCGCACTATATTCATCCTCCAGATGTCCATCTAGAGAAGCACCCAAATCAGGGACAAAAATGGGTTCAAATCCAAAAGCGGTGACAATTTCCCGAACTTCCTGCACATCTCCGGGAGTGAAAGCAGAACCAGCCAAAATGGTGATTTGTTCTGGTTTAATTCCTCCCGCTTTGGGAATCTCCCTGACAATGCTTTCTACAGCTGCTGCAAAACCATCTTGCAACGCACCTTTAAAATCTGGAGTAGGTGCAAATGCGATCGCTAAATAGTCAAGTTCAGGATGACGTTTACGGATTTCCTTCAAAAAACCCTCAATATCATCCCCCCTAGTTTCCGTTAACCCAGTCGTACATAAACCGATAATTTCCGGTTTAGCCTTCTCCACCAAAGTCAGAATAGCTTGCTCAACATTTTCCTCACCACCCAAAATAGTAGTGACTTCCGTCATCGCCGTAGTAGCAAGAGGAATCGCCTCCCGAAAATGCCGCACCAACACAACCTTAGCAAAAGCCGTACAACCTTGAGAACCGTGAAACAGAGGCATAGCCCCCTTCAACCCCAAAAAAGCCAAAGAAGCACCCAAAGCCTGACTTTGTTTCAACGGATTAACAGTAAGAGACTTGTTCGGAGTATTAACAATTGCCATAAATTATTCTTTCATAAATTTTAAACTTTCCAGTCCCCTTCCTCACGTGCAGGAATACGGTGTACACACATCCTTACCCAGACAGAATTTCCAGCAATGACAGGACTTACGCAAAATATCTCTCAAAGCCTCTTTTCTCTGTGAACTCTGTGCCTCTGTGGTTCGTTTTTCCGTGAGGTGTGCGTAAGTCCTAAATGAGAAAGACTTAATTAAGAAATCCAGTCCCCCTCCTCGCTTGCGGTGAACCAGCGCTGTAGGCGGGTTTCCCTCCGTAAGCGACTGGTGAACCCGAAGGGGGAGGGGCTAGGGGTGGGGTGTTAGCAATTAAACATCCTCCTCATCCCAAGGAGCCGGCTTACGTATTTGTTCCCAGACAGGACTGTATAAAGCCTCATACAACTCCCGCGCCATCTCCACCATCCCCATATAACCCGCATAAGGATGATGACGTTCTTGGTTAATATCCAGAAAAGGAATCCGCGCCTTCAAAGCCGTATATTGATTCCGTCCCCCAGCAATAAGCATATCTGCATTAGTATCTCGCACCAACTTTAATAATTCTTGGGCGTTACCTTTCTCTAGCATAATGCCATCATTGCCCAACAACTTCTTGATTTTAGCCTTATCTTCCTCTGTACTTTTGCGAGTACTAGTAGCAACAACCTCAATTCCTAAATCATTAGCTGCCGAAATAATTGACCAACTTTTCACACCGCCAGTATATAAAACCACCCGCTTACCTTTCAGGCGTTCTCGATAGGGAGCAAGGGCAATATCCAAAGCCGCAGTTTCTTCAGCAATTAACTTTTCTGTCCGTGCCATTAAATCAGCATCACCTAACTTTTTAGCAACAGTTCGCAGACAACGGTTAATATCATTAATACCATAAAATGACTCTTCAATGAAAGGAATACCGTAGCGT contains the following coding sequences:
- a CDS encoding NifX-associated nitrogen fixation protein, with the translated sequence MSENNSVKPTATSTPITSPFLKALVQQIRAQDTYGTYRNWADELILKPFVVTKQKKREISIEGEVDLATISRINAFFRAVASSIEKETGLISHVVVDLGHEGFGWALVFSGRLLLTVKTLRDAHRYGFDSLEKLEEEGASFVNKGIDLAKRFPEVGNV
- the nifX gene encoding nitrogen fixation protein NifX — translated: MNVKIAFTTTDRIHVNAHFGWAKEIDVYEISDDGYEFLETLKFEGDLKEDGNEDKITPKLEALNDCTIVYVVAIGGSAAARLIKKGVTPVKAKSEEEKIEEILNKLVTTLKGNPPPWLRKALNKTKSNFAEEVENEAAV
- the nifN gene encoding nitrogenase iron-molybdenum cofactor biosynthesis protein NifN codes for the protein MAIVNTPNKSLTVNPLKQSQALGASLAFLGLKGAMPLFHGSQGCTAFAKVVLVRHFREAIPLATTAMTEVTTILGGEENVEQAILTLVEKAKPEIIGLCTTGLTETRGDDIEGFLKEIRKRHPELDYLAIAFAPTPDFKGALQDGFAAAVESIVREIPKAGGIKPEQITILAGSAFTPGDVQEVREIVTAFGFEPIFVPDLGASLDGHLEDEYSAVTVSGTTLKQLRSLGSSAFTLALGESMRGAAKILQERFGTDYEVFKDLTGLEPVDEFLQALAVLSGNPVPEKYRRQRRQLQDAMLDTHFYFGAKRVSLALEPDLLWSMVHFLQSMGASIHAAVTTTRSHLLEHLPVKSVTIGDLEDLEGLAVGSDLLIGNSNVNAIAKRLKIPFYRLGIPIYDRLGNGLFTKVGYRGTMEVLFGMGNLFLEHEESLMINHWSSVINRE